A stretch of the Mycobacteroides immunogenum genome encodes the following:
- the carB gene encoding carbamoyl-phosphate synthase large subunit, translated as MPRRTDLNHILVIGSGPIVIGQACEFDYSGTQACRVLRSEGLQVSLVNSNPATIMTDPEYADNTYVEPITAEFVEKVLAAQAEKGNKIDALLPTLGGQTALNTAVALYENGALDRYGVELIGANFEAIQRGEDRQRFKDIVAKVGGESAKSRVCFTMDEVRETVADLGLPVVVRPSFTMGGLGSGMAYTPEDVERMAGEGLSASPSANVLIEESIYGWKEFELELMRDGRDNVVVVCSIENVDPMGVHTGDSVTVAPAMTLTDREYQKMRDLGIAILREVGVDTGGCNIQFAINPRDGRLIVIEMNPRVSRSSALASKATGFPIAKIAAKLAIGYTLDEIVNDITKETPACFEPTLDYVVVKAPRFAFEKFPGADATLTTTMKSVGEAMSLGRNFAEALGKVMRSLETSAAGFWTGGPDTAGPIEDLEAFLEELRVPRDGRLYGIERALAAGAPVEQVAEITGVDPWFVEEIAQIDQLGTELREAPILDEELLRRAKHYGLSDRQIAALRPELAGEDGVRSLRHRMGIRPVYKTVDTCAAEFEAKTPYHYSSYELDPAAESEVAPQTERPKVLILGSGPNRIGQGIEFDYSCVHAATTLSQAGFETIMVNCNPETVSTDYDTADRLYFEPLTFEDVLEVYHAESESGRGGPGVVGVIVQLGGQTPLGLAKRLADAGVPVVGTSPAAIDRAEDRGVFGDLLVSAGLPAPRFGTATTFEQAKQIAADIGYPVLVRPSYVLGGRGMEIVYDEETLHGYITRATQLSPEHPVLVDRFLEDAIEIDVDALCDGTEIYLGGVMEHIEEAGIHSGDSACALPPVTLGRSDIEKVRKATEAIAHGIGVVGLLNVQYALKDDVLYVLEANPRASRTVPFVSKATAVPLAKACARIMLGATIAGLREEGLLPATGDGATSPVGAPVAVKEAVLPFHRFRKADGSQVDSLLGPEMKSTGEVMGIDADFGSAFAKSQTAAYGSLPKEGTIFVSVANRDKRSLVFPVKRLADLGFKVLATEGTAEMLRRNGIPCEEVRKHYQEPGDALPARSAVDVIKAGDVAMVINTPYGNSGPRVDGYEIRSAAVSMNIPCITTVQGASAAVQGIEAGIRGDIGVRSLQELHAGLR; from the coding sequence ATGCCACGCCGCACAGACCTCAACCACATCCTGGTCATCGGTTCCGGACCCATCGTGATCGGCCAGGCCTGCGAGTTCGACTATTCGGGCACCCAGGCCTGCCGCGTGCTGCGTTCGGAGGGGCTACAGGTCAGCCTCGTCAACTCGAACCCGGCCACGATCATGACCGACCCGGAATACGCCGACAACACCTATGTCGAGCCGATCACTGCCGAGTTCGTGGAGAAAGTCCTTGCCGCACAGGCGGAGAAGGGCAACAAGATCGATGCCCTGCTGCCGACACTGGGCGGCCAGACCGCGTTGAACACCGCGGTCGCGCTGTACGAGAACGGTGCGCTGGACCGGTACGGCGTGGAGCTCATCGGCGCCAACTTCGAGGCCATCCAGCGCGGTGAGGATCGGCAGCGTTTCAAGGACATCGTGGCCAAGGTGGGCGGCGAGTCGGCCAAGTCGCGAGTCTGTTTCACCATGGACGAGGTGCGCGAGACCGTCGCCGACCTCGGTCTGCCGGTGGTGGTGCGCCCGTCGTTCACCATGGGCGGCCTGGGCTCGGGCATGGCCTACACCCCCGAAGATGTCGAACGGATGGCGGGCGAGGGACTCTCGGCCTCGCCCTCGGCGAATGTCTTGATCGAGGAATCGATCTACGGCTGGAAGGAATTCGAGCTCGAGCTGATGCGTGACGGCCGCGACAATGTGGTGGTCGTGTGCTCGATCGAGAATGTCGACCCGATGGGTGTGCACACCGGCGACTCGGTGACGGTCGCGCCCGCGATGACCCTGACCGACCGCGAGTACCAGAAGATGCGCGATCTGGGCATCGCGATCCTGCGCGAGGTCGGCGTGGACACCGGCGGCTGCAACATCCAGTTCGCCATCAACCCCCGCGACGGCCGCCTCATCGTGATCGAGATGAATCCACGCGTCTCGCGCTCGAGTGCGTTGGCGTCCAAAGCGACCGGATTCCCGATCGCCAAGATCGCGGCCAAACTGGCCATCGGATACACGCTCGACGAGATCGTCAACGACATCACCAAGGAGACCCCGGCCTGTTTCGAGCCGACCCTGGACTACGTGGTGGTCAAGGCACCCCGGTTCGCCTTCGAGAAGTTCCCCGGCGCCGACGCCACGCTGACCACCACCATGAAGTCGGTGGGCGAGGCGATGTCGCTGGGCCGCAACTTCGCCGAGGCGCTCGGCAAGGTCATGCGCTCACTGGAGACCTCGGCGGCGGGCTTCTGGACCGGCGGACCGGATACGGCCGGTCCCATCGAAGATCTGGAGGCGTTCCTGGAGGAGCTGCGGGTGCCGCGCGACGGCCGGCTCTACGGCATCGAACGGGCACTGGCCGCGGGCGCCCCGGTTGAACAGGTGGCCGAGATCACCGGCGTCGACCCGTGGTTCGTCGAGGAAATCGCCCAGATCGATCAGCTCGGCACCGAGCTGCGTGAGGCGCCGATCCTCGACGAGGAACTGTTGCGGCGCGCCAAGCATTACGGGCTTTCCGATCGCCAGATCGCCGCGCTGCGTCCGGAATTGGCGGGGGAGGACGGCGTTCGATCGTTGCGCCACCGCATGGGTATCCGGCCGGTGTACAAGACCGTTGACACCTGCGCCGCCGAATTCGAGGCCAAGACGCCGTATCACTACTCCAGCTATGAGTTGGATCCGGCGGCGGAGTCCGAGGTGGCTCCGCAGACCGAGCGTCCCAAGGTGCTCATCCTCGGCTCGGGTCCCAACCGCATCGGCCAGGGCATCGAATTCGACTACAGCTGCGTGCACGCGGCAACCACGTTGTCGCAGGCCGGATTCGAGACCATCATGGTCAACTGCAACCCGGAGACGGTGTCCACCGACTACGACACCGCCGATCGTCTCTACTTCGAACCGCTGACGTTCGAGGACGTGCTGGAGGTCTACCACGCCGAATCCGAGTCCGGCCGCGGTGGTCCGGGCGTGGTGGGAGTGATCGTGCAGCTCGGCGGGCAGACTCCGCTGGGTCTGGCCAAGCGCCTGGCCGACGCGGGTGTGCCCGTGGTGGGCACCAGCCCGGCGGCCATCGACCGCGCCGAGGACCGTGGAGTCTTCGGTGACCTGCTGGTTTCGGCCGGCCTGCCGGCGCCACGTTTCGGCACCGCAACCACGTTCGAGCAGGCCAAGCAGATCGCCGCCGATATCGGTTACCCGGTGCTGGTGCGCCCGTCCTACGTGTTGGGTGGGCGGGGCATGGAGATCGTGTACGACGAAGAGACCCTGCACGGCTACATCACCCGCGCCACCCAGCTCTCACCCGAGCATCCGGTGCTGGTGGACCGCTTCCTGGAAGACGCCATCGAGATCGACGTCGACGCGCTATGCGACGGCACCGAGATCTACCTCGGCGGCGTGATGGAGCACATCGAGGAGGCGGGTATTCACTCCGGCGACTCGGCGTGTGCGTTGCCGCCGGTCACCCTGGGCCGCAGCGACATCGAAAAGGTGCGCAAGGCCACCGAGGCCATCGCGCATGGCATCGGCGTGGTGGGTCTGCTCAATGTGCAATACGCGCTCAAGGACGATGTGCTGTACGTCTTGGAGGCCAACCCGCGTGCCAGCCGGACCGTACCGTTCGTGTCCAAGGCCACCGCGGTGCCGCTGGCCAAGGCCTGTGCGCGGATCATGTTGGGCGCCACCATCGCCGGCCTGCGCGAGGAAGGTCTGCTGCCCGCCACGGGCGATGGTGCCACCTCTCCGGTCGGCGCCCCGGTCGCGGTGAAGGAGGCGGTGCTCCCGTTCCACCGGTTCCGCAAGGCCGATGGCAGCCAAGTGGATTCCCTGCTGGGGCCCGAGATGAAGTCGACCGGCGAGGTCATGGGGATCGACGCCGACTTCGGCAGTGCCTTCGCCAAGAGCCAGACCGCCGCATACGGGTCGCTGCCCAAGGAGGGCACCATCTTTGTCTCGGTGGCCAACCGTGACAAGCGTTCCCTGGTCTTCCCGGTGAAACGTCTCGCGGACCTCGGGTTCAAGGTGCTGGCCACCGAAGGTACGGCGGAGATGCTGCGCCGCAACGGAATACCATGCGAAGAGGTGCGCAAGCATTACCAGGAGCCGGGCGACGCACTTCCGGCACGGTCGGCGGTAGATGTCATCAAGGCCGGCGACGTCGCGATGGTCATCAACACCCCGTACGGGAACTCCGGTCCCCGCGTCGACGGTTACGAGATTCGCTCCGCGGCGGTATCGATGAACATTCCGTGCATCACCACGGTGCAAGGCGCCTCGGCAGCGGTGCAGGGTATCGAGGCGGGTATCCGCGGTGATATCGGCGTGCGGTCGCTGCAGGAACTCCACGCGGGACTGCGGTGA
- a CDS encoding serine hydrolase domain-containing protein: MPERDSTFDAALAPIRAAIDDRILAGAVTLVWQGGQLRHLGATGYRDVDAGLSMAENTIFRIASMTKPVISAATMALVDDGVIRLSDPITTWLPEFSDMRVLRNPDGPLDDTFRAPRVITVEDLLTHRSGLTYDFIATGPIAKAYHPLHTAAFSRPEEWLAAIAALPLVYPPGERFHYSHSTDVLGLLIARAAGLPLNTLLRQRILDPLGMNDTDFFVPEHKAGRLARLYGIGDDDTIVAADSGYLTAMPTSAPELCRGGGALASTAHDYLTFARALLGGGQADGVRILSPESTAALRTNRLTPAQRQLPSFGIPYWTGRGFGLGLSVVMDPNEAALFGPGGAGTFGWPGAFGTWWHADPKADAILMFLPQWRMSELDPKAALARTSTIRLQLLHVQFSQAVYAAL; the protein is encoded by the coding sequence ATGCCCGAACGCGACTCCACCTTCGATGCCGCCCTCGCCCCGATCCGTGCCGCGATCGACGACCGTATCCTGGCCGGCGCGGTGACTCTCGTATGGCAGGGCGGGCAGCTCAGGCACCTGGGCGCCACCGGCTACCGCGACGTCGACGCGGGCCTGTCGATGGCCGAGAACACCATTTTCCGCATCGCATCCATGACCAAGCCCGTCATCAGCGCGGCGACCATGGCCCTGGTCGATGACGGCGTCATCCGCTTGAGCGACCCGATCACCACGTGGCTGCCGGAATTCAGCGATATGCGCGTGCTGAGGAACCCGGACGGCCCGCTGGATGACACCTTCCGGGCACCGCGTGTCATCACCGTCGAAGATCTGCTGACCCATCGCAGCGGCTTGACCTACGACTTCATCGCCACCGGGCCGATAGCCAAGGCCTACCACCCGCTACACACCGCGGCCTTCAGCCGGCCCGAAGAGTGGCTGGCCGCCATCGCGGCGCTGCCGCTGGTGTACCCACCTGGGGAGCGCTTCCACTACAGCCACTCCACCGACGTGCTCGGTCTGCTCATCGCCCGGGCGGCCGGGTTGCCGCTGAACACGCTGCTGCGGCAACGGATCCTCGATCCGCTCGGCATGAACGACACCGACTTCTTCGTCCCCGAGCACAAGGCGGGCCGATTGGCACGCCTGTACGGCATCGGCGACGACGACACGATCGTGGCGGCCGACAGCGGCTACCTCACGGCGATGCCCACCTCAGCTCCCGAGCTGTGTCGCGGCGGCGGCGCGCTGGCCAGCACCGCGCACGACTATCTGACCTTTGCGCGCGCTCTGCTCGGCGGTGGCCAGGCCGATGGGGTGCGCATCCTGTCGCCCGAGTCCACCGCGGCGTTGCGTACCAACCGGCTCACACCCGCGCAGCGACAGCTCCCGTCTTTCGGCATTCCCTACTGGACCGGACGGGGTTTCGGCCTCGGACTTTCCGTCGTGATGGATCCCAACGAGGCCGCACTGTTCGGGCCCGGCGGCGCCGGCACCTTCGGCTGGCCCGGCGCGTTCGGCACCTGGTGGCACGCCGACCCGAAGGCCGACGCGATTCTCATGTTCCTGCCACAATGGCGGATGTCCGAGCTCGACCCGAAGGCCGCGCTGGCACGCACCTCGACGATCCGGCTGCAACTGCTACATGTGCAGTTCAGCCAGGCCGTCTATGCCGCGCTGTAA
- a CDS encoding aspartate carbamoyltransferase catalytic subunit — protein MRHLLSAADLTRDEATAILDDADRFLQALAGREVKKLPTLRGRTIITMFYENSTRTRVSFEVAGKWMSADVINVSASGSSVAKGESLRDTALTLRAIGADALIVRHPASGVAAQLAQWTAEGDGGPAVINAGDGTHEHPTQALLDALTIRQRLGSLEGRRVVIVGDILHSRVARSNALLLSTFGAEVVLVAPPTLLPTGVETWPVTVTHDLDAELPGADAVLMLRVQAERMTGGFFPSAREYSVLYGLSEARRRLLPEHAVVLHPGPMLRGMEIASSVADSSQSAVLQQVSNGVHIRMAVLFHLLVGSSDSAEAVPA, from the coding sequence ATGAGACATCTCCTCTCGGCGGCCGATCTGACTCGCGACGAGGCCACCGCCATCTTGGACGACGCCGACCGGTTCCTGCAGGCACTGGCCGGGCGTGAGGTCAAGAAGCTGCCGACCCTGCGCGGGCGCACCATCATCACGATGTTCTATGAGAACTCCACGCGGACAAGGGTTTCCTTTGAGGTCGCGGGCAAGTGGATGAGCGCTGATGTCATCAACGTCAGTGCGTCCGGCTCGTCGGTGGCCAAGGGCGAGTCGTTGCGTGACACCGCACTGACCTTGCGTGCGATCGGCGCCGACGCACTGATCGTGCGTCACCCGGCCTCCGGCGTCGCGGCACAGTTGGCGCAGTGGACCGCGGAAGGCGATGGGGGACCGGCTGTCATCAACGCCGGTGATGGCACACACGAGCATCCCACCCAGGCTCTTCTCGACGCACTCACCATCCGGCAGCGGCTCGGCAGTCTCGAAGGGCGTCGGGTGGTGATCGTCGGGGACATCCTGCACAGCCGGGTTGCGCGATCGAATGCCTTGCTGCTCAGCACGTTCGGCGCTGAGGTGGTGTTGGTGGCGCCGCCCACCCTGCTGCCCACCGGCGTCGAGACCTGGCCGGTGACGGTCACCCACGATCTGGACGCCGAACTGCCGGGCGCCGACGCGGTGCTGATGCTGCGGGTGCAGGCCGAGCGCATGACCGGCGGCTTCTTCCCATCGGCGCGCGAGTATTCGGTGCTGTACGGCCTGTCCGAGGCCCGTCGGCGGCTCCTGCCCGAACATGCGGTGGTCCTGCACCCGGGGCCGATGCTCCGTGGCATGGAGATCGCGTCCTCGGTGGCTGACTCATCGCAATCCGCTGTTCTGCAACAGGTATCGAATGGAGTGCATATCCGCATGGCCGTGCTGTTCCACCTGCTGGTCGGGTCGTCCGATAGCGCCGAGGCGGTGCCGGCATGA
- a CDS encoding PH-like domain-containing protein, whose translation MNHGDFVGALIMAGASVTLAVLLFRLMWRGWHARARRQRDAVGELPAAPADRGDMVIEPVEGLYVGSTIAPDWQDRIAVGDLGYRANATLTRYSRGILLERSGTGDIWIPADVITEIRTAKALAGKVLTHDGILAIRWRLPSGTEIDTGFLARPRSEYEEWKQAS comes from the coding sequence GTGAACCACGGGGACTTCGTCGGCGCCCTCATCATGGCGGGTGCCTCGGTGACCTTGGCGGTACTGCTTTTCCGTCTGATGTGGCGTGGCTGGCATGCCCGCGCCCGGCGGCAGCGCGACGCGGTCGGGGAGCTACCTGCCGCGCCCGCCGACCGTGGGGACATGGTCATCGAACCCGTGGAAGGCCTGTACGTCGGCAGCACCATCGCGCCGGACTGGCAAGACCGCATCGCGGTGGGTGACCTGGGCTATCGAGCCAATGCCACCCTGACCCGATATTCTCGAGGAATCCTGTTGGAGCGCAGTGGAACCGGAGATATCTGGATTCCCGCCGACGTGATCACCGAGATCCGTACGGCCAAGGCGCTGGCGGGCAAGGTGCTGACCCACGACGGGATTCTCGCGATCAGGTGGCGGTTGCCTTCCGGTACCGAGATCGACACAGGATTTTTGGCCCGACCGCGAAGTGAATACGAGGAATGGAAGCAGGCGTCATGA
- a CDS encoding dihydroorotase, giving the protein MSVLIKGVLLYGEGDQVDVLIEDGQITRIEAGIGPGIETEVDTAIEAPGQVLLPGFVDLHTHLREPGREDTETIDSGSAAAALGGYTAVFAMANTNPVADSPVVTDHVWQRGQQVGLVDVHPVGAVTVGLEGKQLTEMAMMARGAGRVRMFSDDGKCVHDPLVMRRALEYAKGLGVLIAQHAEEPRLTVGSVAHEGAHAARLGLTGWPRAAEESIVARDAILSRDTGAPVHICHASTAGTVELLKWAKGQGISITAEVTPHHLLLDDGRLASYDGVYRVNPPLRESTDAAALRQALADGVIDCVATDHAPHADHEKCCEFAAARPGMLGLQTALSVVVETMVKSGLLTWRDIARVMSERPAQIVGLPDQGRPIAVGEPANLTIVDPDATWTVQGDGLASKSANTPFESMTLPATVTATLLRGRVTARDGKVVE; this is encoded by the coding sequence ATGAGCGTTTTGATCAAGGGTGTCCTGCTCTACGGCGAGGGCGATCAGGTCGACGTCCTCATCGAGGACGGTCAGATCACCCGCATCGAGGCCGGTATCGGTCCAGGTATCGAGACCGAGGTCGACACGGCCATCGAGGCTCCCGGCCAGGTGCTGTTGCCGGGATTCGTGGACCTGCACACGCATCTGCGTGAACCCGGCCGGGAAGACACCGAAACCATCGACTCAGGCTCGGCCGCCGCGGCGCTGGGTGGTTACACCGCGGTGTTCGCGATGGCCAACACCAATCCGGTGGCCGACAGCCCCGTGGTGACCGATCACGTGTGGCAGCGTGGCCAGCAGGTGGGATTAGTCGATGTGCACCCGGTGGGCGCGGTCACCGTTGGGCTCGAGGGCAAGCAGCTCACCGAGATGGCGATGATGGCGCGCGGTGCGGGCCGGGTGCGGATGTTCTCCGACGACGGCAAGTGCGTGCACGATCCGCTGGTCATGCGCCGTGCCCTCGAATACGCCAAGGGGCTGGGTGTGTTGATCGCTCAGCACGCCGAGGAGCCACGGCTCACGGTCGGTTCGGTGGCGCACGAGGGTGCCCACGCGGCTCGGCTGGGCCTGACCGGTTGGCCGCGCGCGGCCGAAGAATCCATCGTCGCGCGGGATGCCATTCTGTCCCGCGACACCGGCGCGCCGGTGCACATCTGCCACGCCTCCACTGCGGGAACTGTCGAGCTCCTCAAATGGGCCAAGGGGCAAGGGATTTCTATTACCGCCGAGGTGACGCCACATCATCTGCTGCTGGATGACGGCCGGCTGGCCTCCTACGACGGCGTGTACCGGGTGAATCCGCCGCTGCGTGAATCGACGGATGCCGCGGCATTACGCCAGGCCCTGGCCGACGGTGTGATCGACTGTGTGGCAACCGATCACGCACCGCATGCCGACCACGAAAAATGCTGTGAGTTCGCCGCGGCCCGCCCCGGCATGCTCGGGCTGCAGACCGCGCTCTCCGTGGTGGTGGAGACCATGGTGAAATCGGGGCTGTTGACCTGGCGCGATATCGCCAGGGTGATGAGCGAGCGCCCCGCGCAGATCGTCGGTCTGCCCGATCAAGGGCGTCCGATCGCCGTCGGTGAGCCCGCCAACCTGACGATCGTCGATCCCGACGCCACCTGGACTGTCCAGGGTGACGGGCTGGCCAGCAAGTCCGCCAACACGCCATTCGAATCAATGACATTGCCCGCCACGGTGACCGCCACGTTGTTGCGTGGCCGCGTCACCGCACGGGACGGGAAGGTGGTCGAGTGA
- the carA gene encoding glutamine-hydrolyzing carbamoyl-phosphate synthase small subunit: MEAGVMSDKAVLVLEDGRVFTGKPFGAVGETLGEAVFCTAMSGYQETLTDPSYHRQIVVATAPQIGNTGWNDEDDESRGGKIWVAGYAVRDPSNRVSNWRANGSLDDALKAQHIVGIAGIDTRAAVRHLRTRGSMKAGIFSGTVADAPTDFLLSRVNGQPAMLGADLAGEVSTDDTYVVEPDGAHRFTVAALDLGIKTNTPRNFARRGIRVQVVPSSISPDELLALAPDGVFLSNGPGDPATADHVVSVTRAVLERKIPLFGICFGNQLLGRALGRSTYKMTFGHRGINIPVIDHSTGRVAITAQNHGFALEGEAGEQFDTPFGRAEVSHTCANDGTVEGIRLLDGSAFSVQYHPEAAAGPHDAEYLFDQFVTALENRGNR, translated from the coding sequence ATGGAAGCAGGCGTCATGAGTGACAAGGCGGTGCTCGTTCTCGAAGACGGGCGGGTTTTCACCGGTAAGCCGTTTGGTGCGGTGGGAGAAACCCTTGGTGAGGCGGTGTTCTGCACGGCCATGTCGGGGTATCAAGAGACCCTGACCGATCCGAGTTATCACCGGCAGATCGTGGTGGCGACGGCGCCCCAGATCGGCAATACCGGGTGGAACGACGAGGACGACGAGAGCCGTGGCGGCAAGATCTGGGTTGCCGGTTATGCGGTGCGCGACCCCTCGAACCGCGTATCGAACTGGCGCGCAAACGGTTCCCTGGACGACGCCCTCAAGGCGCAGCACATCGTCGGTATCGCGGGCATCGACACCCGGGCCGCGGTTCGGCACCTGCGTACGCGTGGATCGATGAAGGCGGGCATCTTCAGCGGCACCGTCGCCGACGCGCCCACCGACTTCCTGCTGTCGCGCGTCAACGGGCAGCCCGCCATGTTGGGCGCCGATCTGGCCGGCGAAGTAAGTACCGATGACACCTACGTCGTGGAGCCCGACGGTGCGCACCGGTTCACCGTGGCGGCGCTGGACCTGGGCATCAAAACCAATACCCCGCGCAATTTCGCGCGGCGCGGCATCCGCGTGCAGGTGGTGCCCTCGTCCATCAGCCCGGACGAGCTCCTCGCGCTGGCGCCCGACGGTGTCTTCCTGTCCAACGGTCCGGGCGATCCGGCCACCGCGGACCATGTCGTCTCGGTGACGAGGGCGGTGCTGGAACGCAAGATCCCGTTGTTCGGTATCTGCTTCGGTAACCAGCTGCTGGGCCGGGCCCTTGGCCGGTCCACCTACAAGATGACCTTCGGGCATCGCGGCATCAACATTCCGGTCATCGACCACTCGACCGGACGGGTCGCGATCACCGCGCAGAACCACGGCTTTGCGCTTGAGGGCGAGGCCGGTGAGCAGTTCGATACGCCCTTCGGGCGTGCCGAAGTCAGCCACACCTGCGCCAACGATGGCACGGTGGAAGGGATCCGGCTGTTGGACGGATCGGCCTTCTCGGTGCAGTACCACCCGGAGGCGGCGGCGGGACCTCATGACGCCGAATACCTGTTCGACCAGTTCGTTACGGCACTTGAGAATCGGGGTAACCGCTGA
- the pyrR gene encoding bifunctional pyr operon transcriptional regulator/uracil phosphoribosyltransferase PyrR: MGAVSEGRELLSAADVGRTISRIAHQIIEKTALSDSGDAPRVVLVGIPTRGAILAKRLAAHITEFSGVEVPAGFLDITLYRDDLRNKPHRPLERTSIPEGGVDGALVILVDDVLFSGRTVRSALDALRDLGRPRAVQLAVLVDRGHRELPLRADYVGKNVPTARSEDVKVLLAEHDGCDAVIIKGGQGT, from the coding sequence GTGGGCGCAGTATCTGAAGGACGCGAGTTGCTGTCCGCCGCAGATGTCGGCAGGACCATCTCGCGCATCGCGCATCAAATCATCGAAAAGACCGCGCTTTCCGACTCTGGCGATGCCCCCCGCGTCGTGTTGGTCGGCATCCCCACCCGCGGCGCCATCCTCGCCAAACGGCTCGCCGCCCACATCACCGAATTCTCCGGTGTCGAGGTGCCGGCAGGATTCCTGGACATCACGCTGTACCGCGACGACCTGCGGAACAAACCGCATCGGCCCCTGGAACGCACCTCGATTCCGGAGGGCGGTGTCGACGGCGCCCTGGTGATCCTCGTCGACGATGTGCTGTTCTCCGGGCGGACCGTGCGCTCCGCGCTCGACGCGCTGCGCGATCTCGGCCGGCCGCGCGCGGTCCAGCTCGCGGTACTGGTCGACCGCGGCCACCGAGAGCTGCCGCTGCGTGCCGATTACGTCGGCAAGAACGTGCCCACCGCGCGCTCGGAGGACGTCAAGGTGCTGCTCGCCGAGCATGACGGCTGTGACGCGGTGATCATCAAGGGCGGGCAAGGGACATAG